The Paroedura picta isolate Pp20150507F chromosome 17, Ppicta_v3.0, whole genome shotgun sequence genome contains the following window.
AGCCGCTGGGCCGCGAGACCTACAAGGAGATGTACCTCTTCATCTACAGGTAGGGaacccaccgccccccccccacgggagCAGAGTCATTTGGCCGCTGCAAAGCACAGAAGtcatctccctctcccaccccataACTCAGTAAGGCTGCATGCCCACCAGGAACGCCCAGGGGCCCGTGCCGTGGGTCCTACggggagagcagaaagcagccgCTGGGATActgcgaggggagggggggcggggctcaggggcagagcctctgctgggcaggcagaaggcccccagTTGTTCAGTCCCGGGCTGCAGCATCTCCactggaaaggaccaggcaggagaggaggggaggggaggggaaagccctTGCCCTTGAGACCTTGGAGGGCGCCTGGCGGTCGGAGAAGGCAAGACTGTGGCCTTGACCGACTGAGGGCGATTCCGGAGAAGGCAGCTTCCATCCACGCGACCTGTAGCTTTcgaccttgccccccccccacccggatcCAGCTTCTCCGCTTCCTCCCCAGGACCGAGAGCGCCTCTCCCGAGGACCACCACCAGTACCCCAATCCCAACAGCGCCTTCAGCCGCGCTCCCTTTATTGTCAAGTTCTCGGTTCCCGAGGGAAGGGAGCCGCTGATCCTGGTGCCGCTGCACACCCCTCCGAGCGAGGCCGTGGCCGAAATAGACGCCCTCTACGACGTTTACCTGGAGATCATCGACAAGTGGGGGACGGATGTAAGTGGGGAAGCAGCCCCCACCGGGCCTGCTCCGCAGGGCACTCCTGGGCTGCGAAAAGAGGGCCTTCAGGAGAGGTCCTGGGGAGGCCTGGAGACGGTCCCCAGGGTCCCAGGTGGAggtcctttcacctggagatgctgcagccggggatcgaaccagggacctcctgcctgccaggcagaggctctgcccctgagccacaggctCTGCCTCTGTGAGCCCCGCCCTGGGGTAGAggaatcccaccccctgccccacacGGGGCTTTCCTGGTggagccctgccccctcccacggCCGCCTCCCCCCCTTGGCAGAACATGATGTTCCTCGGGGACTTCAACGCCGACTGCAGCTACGTGGGGAAGAAGGACTGGGCCTCGATCCGCCTGCGCACCAGCGACGTCTTCAAGTGGCTCATCTCCGACTCCGCCGACACCACCGTGGGCCAGTCGGACTGCGCCTACGAccggtagggatgccaacctccaggcgttggctggagacctcccagagtTACCAGAAGTCCCgagacggcagagatcagttcccctggagaaaacggctgctttggaggcgggggggggggggactctggggtatgatgccacgctgaagcccctcccctccccaaacctccccttccccagtctttaccgcccccaaatctcctggagttgtCAACCCAAATAACAGGGGAAGGGCACCCGCCCAGCCACTCCAGGGTGACAGGACTTTGGGCTCCAGGCTCCTCCCCTCTgttgcagacagacagacagaccgacagGCCGAGGGTCCCAACAAGCCCTCTGGGGCATCCGCTGGAGGGTCTCTGCCCCTGGCTCCTTGTGGACCTCTCTGGCCGGTGAGCGAGGGCCCTGGCCCCGGGCCCCACATTGGGAAAGAAATGCTCCACCAGTACCCTCTTCCCTCCCAGGATCGTTGTGAGCGGCTCGAAGCTGAGGAAGTGGATCGACCCCGGGTCTGCCAAGGTGTTCGACTTCCAGGCGGCCCTCAAGCTGAGCCCGGAAGAGGCAAGTCTCTCCCCTCCAAGGGGGAGCCGTCTTAATCCCCCTGCCAGCTGCTCGTAGAAACAGCCTCTGTGCTTCCTCCATCTCTGACCTTCCCTGGTCAGTGGCTAGAAGCAAGAGAGCAGATCCTGGAATTCAAGAgcggccgagggagggagggacgggggcAGAGTTGGCTTCCATGCCCCgctttcctctccctcacaggctgcCCTGCTGGGCTCAGAGCTTCTTGTGTTTGACATCCCTTGCAGGCTCGCGCTGTGAGCGACCATTTCCCCGTGGAGGTGACGCTGGGCTCTCAGTGACCGTCCGTGCCGAAGAGTCGCACCCGCTGGGCTTCTCCTGTGGCCAGGGACTTCACTCCGCTGCTTCGTGGCCGCCCTGCTCTTCCAGCCCCCCAAGCTCTAGCTGGGGCGACCCCGACCTCTCCAGCAGCAAGCCCAAGACTCGTGGGTCAAGCTGGCcggctgccttcccctccctgctaGGAAACTCTGAAGGCTCATCTCACCGCAATTCGCAGGATGCATTTCGCAAAGCAGGAACCTGTTTCGTCGCTCAGAGTGAAGTCATGTGTCGAATGCATGAAACGACCTTCTACTGAATCCGAAACTCGGTcctcaaggtcagcattgcctgctcaggctggcagctgctctccagggtctttcccaccccctcctgcccggGCCTTTCAGCTGAGGACTGGggcggggactgaacctgggaacttctgcaggccaagcagaggctcttccactgtcCACACGAATAGCTCAGGCTGGCCGAAAAATAATTTCGCACACTTGTTGACTTTCAACCCTCAGCTCATCCTTCGTCTCCGGgcagcctctctctttccccttccttcgtCTTGCAAGGATCGATTCCCTCCTCGCAGGAGATATTAAGAGGCACTCTTGAGGTTTGCGGGCACCGACCCGCTCAGGGAGTctggagtctggcctggaagatccTCAAATGCTTTGAGGGGTTTTGTGATTACGAAAGCCAAGCAAGACGGGCGGGTTTTGCAAGGAAGGGGAACTGCAGCAAGCCTTCCCGGGCTGGTGTCGGCTCTCTTGACACGGTTTTTAAAGCTACCTCGCTGAAGTCCTCCACCTGCTGGGGTTTGGGAAAAACAGTATTCGCCAGACTCCACCATGAAGTCTTTGGCATCCTGTGTGACTTACTTCCGAGTAAACATGTCTAAGATCGGGCTTCTGCACAAAACACCACGGTTCCTTCAGCCGACTGTAACCCAACTTCTGTGCTCCTAATAAAATCCTTTGTGCGTTCACAGAAAAGCGTGACCCTCCCAGAATGCTTGAAATGGCTGGTCTGAGTTCGGCACCCCACCCAGGAgaatagatccccccccctccccaatctcatccaccctcctcctcctttccctggaaTATCCGGCCCCATCTCAGTTCCAGTCGGCTGCTTCAAATCTCAGGACCGAAATGACTGTGCTCCACCTGCAGGGTCACGGAACAACACAAATGGGGCAGAAAggtaaagagggaggggaaaagtggGCCTCCTTCTGACTTCCCTGCCGGCCTTTTCAGCCAGGAACCCCCCGTTTTGtgagagcagttctctcggagctctctcacccccccccccacctcacagggtgcctgttatggggagaccaaGGGACTTGTAAacagctttgggattcctttggtggTGAAATCGGGGAAttaaaaacaccagctcttcttcttcttcagcggcCTCTGGCCCAGACCACCCCCGGCTCAGCTGAGCAGCCACAGACAGGCCGACAACAGTCCTCTTGGAACAATCATCTTTATTGGCAGTTCACGTCCTGTGCAGCTCGCTCGCTCGAGAGGagaccagcccagcccagcccagcccagagaGGCcctgccagacccccccccctcccttgggaccCAAAGCCCACCCTGAAGGCACCAGCGGTTAGCAAGAGGCACTGAGGTTCCCAGCCGGGCCGGCTCCGTTCAGCCCTTCCTCTGCTTGAGCCTCTCGACGTACGCCTGGAGAGCCTTCTGGATGGAGTCGCGGGAGACAAAGCTGACGAAGTTCTGGACGTCGGACTCCCGGTGCTTCAGCAGGTGCTCCACCGCCCCCTTCCGCATCATCGACTTGGTGATCTGGCGGGCGTGGTCTGGCAGCAGAGAGGGGCAGCCGAATGGGTCGCCccacctgggaaagggggagggagggggggagggagggggcccacCTGCCCACCTGGCCGCCTTCTGGCTCACTCGACTGGACTGGATGCCTCCCTGCATCgtgtccctcccccacacacaaacttaCTAGCTCCCCTGCTATGGGTGTccgtggggaggaggagaagtggggtggccaaaccgtgactctccagatgtccatggactcccatgatcccctgctgggTCTGCTGCTCCCTTGGCATCCCCCCGAGACAGTCTAGGACTGCAGAGCAACTCCAAGACAGAGCCTCTCTGGCAGCTTTCGttggtgccccccaccccaaaccaagTAGCTCCCCAGCCAAGCCCCTGGGGCCAGTTACGGGAGCCTTGAGGacgctggtgggggtggggggaggggtccctTCTCGCCTCCTCACCTGGCGTGGCCAGCCACTGGGACATCACCCGAGTAGCCACGCTCTGCATCTTCTCCTCCGGCACCAGCTTGTCCACGAGGCCGACCTTCAAAGCGTCAGGCGCAGGGTAGAGGAGCCCGAGCTGCAGGGAGCGCTCTGTGGCCCTGTGGCCGATGGTGCTGACCATCGCGTCTTTGAACCTGGCCACAAGAGACAGACGGTCAGGCACTAGGGAGCGCGCCCAAAAGACCTTTCTGCCGCTCCTCCACGGCCGCCCACGCAGCTCCCGCACCAGAAGGGGGCCACGATCCCCAGCTGCGTCTCATTCAGGCCGATGCTGTACTCCGGGTTCTCGGCCATGATCCGGTAGTCGCACGAGAGGGCCATCAGGCACCCTCCAGCTGGGCTGGAGCcctggaagaggagaggagagggcacaGGGTCGGTCTGGTTTATCAGCCGCTTCGGGGCTCCTTCAGGTGgccaaaagcggggtataaaacccaactcttcttctgggccACGGGCTCTGTGTTAAAAGCAAGGAAACCTGATCCCCCAAAGGCCCACCCGCCATCGGCAAGGGACGTTGCCAGACGTGTGTTTTGCCATTTAAACGGTCCGTTTTcgtcctcccctcacccccctccctaCCAGCACCCTCTGTCTTTTTcggaaccggggagggggggggtggccgTCCCTGCCCGAGAGCCAAGGGAGCTGGGGGCCAGGAGAGCACACTTGCGTTGATGGCGGCCACCGTCGCCAGGCTGGATCCGTACAGCTTCAGCCACATCTCCTGCACGGCCTTCCAGAACTCTGCGTAGTGCTCTTTGGTCTTGCCGGACATCTCCATGATGTCCAGCCCCGCCGAGAAGATTTTGGGGACGGCCTgcgaagagggagaggaaaggccgtCTGGCTCAGGCGTCGCGCCACAAAAAGTCCTACTGGGCTGGTCAGgccaagcccagcccagcccagcctccctccctccccccggcttCATCCACACTCCTCTGACACCCCCCGAAGAAGGGGAAAGGCAGATCTTTATGGCAGGGGCCGAGTTTCCTTCAGCCAAGGCTCAACGCAGCACCCAAAGGGGACACGGCCTGCCTAAAAGGCATCCCTTCCTAGCCCTGACCCCTGGAGCAAGATCTGACGGGTGAGCCGCCCAGAATTTTGGGATAAGAGGCTGGGCCGCAGCTGCAGACTCCCGCAAAGATCACTCACCTCGGCGCTAATCCCTGGTGTGGCTCATCCCTAAAGCTTTTAATTCTTTCAGTTATGCCTGGGATACTTTCTAATGGGATCGGATTCATCCAGCGCTTTCACAGGCCAGATTGTAATTTAATCCCCTGCTGTTTACCTGTCAGCAGCTCAGAGTGGGCCTCGCCCATCTGCAGCCAGTTCCTGTTTCGACTGGCCGCTTTTGTCAATCCACCCCCTGCCCCTAGCGGCCTTCCTGTGGTCCGTGGCCTTAGCGAGGGCTGCCTCCAGAAGCCTCACTCCAGGGTCTATCCGGTCccctctctctggggccagggactccTTGCTCATTCTGAATAACTAGTTCgccctgacctggacggcccaggctagctggatcttgggagctaagcagggccagccctggtcagtGCTTGGACGGGGGACCATGGAGGAAGcccagggcagccccccccctctgaaaTTCGCTGGCCCTGAAAACTGTGCAAGGTCCGTACATTGCCTGTGACTTGACtgctggaataaataaatatcacaacATCTCCCTGGGGAAGGGCGCCGAGAGTTCACGCTTGCCTGTCATTCCAAGTCCATCCTGGCACCCGAGAGAGAATTCTTCCTTTGCCATCAATGGACGAACGAGACCCCCCAGAAGCCCCCTTCCCAGCGGCACAGAGAGCCAAAGGCCGGCCTCTCCTGAAGACCGTCAGGCCAGAGGAGAAACCGGAGTCTCCAGCCAATCGCCCCCCGCCCAGACGAGCCCCGTCCCTGGCTGGTGTCCGTACCGAGGTCAGGATGACCCCCCTGCAGGCCTTGTCGTTCTCCAGCTTCTCCAGGCTGATCGTGAACTCCGTCAGCAGCTCCAGGCTCAGGCTGTTCACGGGGGGGCTCTTCAGCGTCATCACGGCCACCCCTGAGCGGAACAACAGAGAGTCAGCAAACACTGCAAGAGGACACTCGTGCCCCTCCGGCACACAAGCACACAAACATGCCAGTGACTGAGTGAGACCCTCGGTCCAGCACTCAGAGggccagccgctctccagggtcccccgcggaggtcttccccatcccctcctgcctggtccttttgatgTGAGGTGCTGaggatcgaaccggggaccttgtgcgtgccaagcagaggctctcccactgagcccccGGTCCTTCCACAGTCTGATTCTGACGCAAATATACTGGTAATAGGAATTGGCCATCAAGCTCTGC
Protein-coding sequences here:
- the LOC143827296 gene encoding deoxyribonuclease-1-like 2, with amino-acid sequence MNWRALLPCLAVLLHSATPLRICAFNIQTFGDNKVDNEAVAKVIVKIVSRYDIALVQEVRDSDLSAVNTLMEKLNRASKHSYSFINSEPLGRETYKEMYLFIYRTESASPEDHHQYPNPNSAFSRAPFIVKFSVPEGREPLILVPLHTPPSEAVAEIDALYDVYLEIIDKWGTDNMMFLGDFNADCSYVGKKDWASIRLRTSDVFKWLISDSADTTVGQSDCAYDRIVVSGSKLRKWIDPGSAKVFDFQAALKLSPEEARAVSDHFPVEVTLGSQ
- the ECI1 gene encoding enoyl-CoA delta isomerase 1, mitochondrial; the encoded protein is MTPAPCAASLGHARWRPASSPCPAALLCSALAGAGPPGWGTRGKARPRKGGGVANTGRGRPGAGRPCKGGSLRGRSQRWGSACLPALQRGEPPLISPPALQRRRVSPGRTASEPAPLRGAARGGPGPPPPHWLAGWLAAKMAAAKAAWACRGAGRAAVGGLWSAAVPRRPFSNDQVRVELDESSGVAVMTLKSPPVNSLSLELLTEFTISLEKLENDKACRGVILTSAVPKIFSAGLDIMEMSGKTKEHYAEFWKAVQEMWLKLYGSSLATVAAINGSSPAGGCLMALSCDYRIMAENPEYSIGLNETQLGIVAPFWFKDAMVSTIGHRATERSLQLGLLYPAPDALKVGLVDKLVPEEKMQSVATRVMSQWLATPDHARQITKSMMRKGAVEHLLKHRESDVQNFVSFVSRDSIQKALQAYVERLKQRKG